The Oxalobacteraceae bacterium OTU3CINTB1 genome includes a window with the following:
- a CDS encoding MurR/RpiR family transcriptional regulator gives MTKKTPFIDSLSTTIKQHLDQLPQAEKRLANVILESPGQLASYSASEVTRMAGVSNATMTRLVHRLGYENYDQMRRLAREGKDWGSPLYLMDRRESDEGGKDGGPFDRHVSASVQNIQRTFAGMSATQVGEVGTAIAKARQVRVFGQRNNYFFAAYLRWQFIQFRSNVYLLPVSGETMAEYLVGLQPNDIFIVFGLRRRTPGLGALVAAVSRAGVKTMLITDSSNHSDLGATWVLKCDTGSATPLDNHAAVMALCHVLASQLIDKTGQAGRQRLVKIEELHAQLNEL, from the coding sequence ATGACAAAAAAAACTCCTTTCATAGACAGCCTCTCGACCACCATCAAGCAGCATCTCGACCAGCTGCCGCAGGCCGAAAAGCGCCTGGCGAATGTGATACTGGAGTCGCCCGGACAATTGGCCAGCTATTCGGCTTCGGAGGTGACGCGCATGGCGGGGGTGTCCAATGCGACGATGACGCGGCTGGTTCATCGACTGGGGTATGAGAATTACGACCAGATGCGCCGTCTTGCGCGCGAAGGCAAGGATTGGGGCTCGCCGCTGTATTTGATGGATCGCCGCGAATCGGACGAGGGAGGAAAGGATGGCGGTCCGTTCGATCGCCATGTGTCGGCCAGCGTGCAAAACATCCAGCGCACCTTCGCGGGCATGTCGGCGACACAGGTGGGTGAAGTCGGCACCGCGATCGCCAAGGCGCGGCAGGTGCGCGTGTTCGGTCAACGAAACAACTATTTTTTTGCCGCGTACCTGCGCTGGCAGTTCATCCAGTTTCGAAGCAACGTGTATCTACTTCCGGTATCAGGCGAAACGATGGCGGAGTATCTGGTGGGACTGCAGCCGAACGATATTTTCATCGTGTTCGGCCTGCGCCGGCGCACGCCCGGACTGGGCGCGCTGGTCGCCGCCGTCAGCCGGGCGGGCGTGAAGACGATGCTGATCACCGATTCGTCGAATCACAGCGACCTTGGCGCCACCTGGGTGTTGAAGTGCGATACGGGCAGCGCCACCCCGCTGGACAATCATGCGGCGGTGATGGCGCTGTGCCACGTGCTGGCGTCGCAATTGATCGACAAGACCGGTCAGGCCGGCCGCCAGCGCCTGGTCAAGATCGAGGAGCTGCACGCGCAACTGAACGAGTTGTGA
- a CDS encoding C4-dicarboxylate transporter DctA, whose translation MRFFKSLFGQIIVAMCAGILLAVFYPDIGRSLKPLGDGFIKLIKMIVPMIVFCVVVQGIHGAGELRKVGRVGLKALIYFEAVTTVALLLGIVFAYVFHPGAGMNIDAATLDASSLTSYVDNAEGVRKAGLAEFMLKLIPTTVVSAFTSGDVLQVLLFSIIFGCALSLIGEKAQPVATLIDGLATAFFKCMSFIIKLAPIGVFGAIAFTVGKYGIGSLKQLAMLVLLFYGAVIVFVFVILGAILRAAGFNIFKLIGYLREELLIVLGTASSDSVLPQVMRKLKFMGIKDSTVGLVIPTGYSFNLDAFSIDLTLAAVFIAQATNTPLATGDLLSILAIALITSKGAHGVPGSAIVILAATLTAIPAIPVVGLVLVLSVDWFIGIARAAGNLIGNCVATVVVAVWEKDIDRERAHAVLNGKEKA comes from the coding sequence ATGCGGTTTTTCAAATCACTGTTTGGCCAGATCATCGTCGCGATGTGCGCGGGCATATTGCTGGCGGTGTTCTACCCGGATATCGGCCGGAGTCTCAAGCCGCTGGGCGATGGATTCATCAAGTTGATCAAGATGATCGTTCCGATGATCGTGTTTTGCGTTGTCGTGCAGGGCATCCACGGCGCGGGCGAATTGCGCAAGGTTGGACGTGTGGGCCTGAAGGCCCTGATCTATTTCGAGGCGGTGACGACGGTCGCGCTGTTGCTGGGTATCGTGTTCGCTTACGTCTTCCATCCCGGGGCTGGCATGAACATCGATGCCGCCACGCTCGACGCCAGCTCGCTGACCAGCTATGTCGATAACGCCGAGGGCGTGCGCAAGGCCGGCCTGGCCGAATTCATGCTCAAGCTGATCCCCACCACCGTAGTCAGCGCCTTCACCTCCGGCGACGTGCTACAGGTGCTGTTGTTCTCCATTATATTCGGCTGCGCCCTGTCGCTGATCGGCGAGAAGGCGCAGCCGGTGGCGACCCTGATCGACGGCCTCGCCACCGCCTTCTTCAAGTGCATGTCCTTCATCATCAAGCTGGCGCCCATCGGCGTGTTCGGTGCGATCGCCTTCACGGTCGGTAAGTATGGTATCGGCTCGCTCAAGCAGTTGGCCATGTTAGTGCTGCTGTTCTACGGCGCGGTGATCGTGTTCGTGTTCGTCATCCTTGGCGCCATCCTGCGTGCAGCTGGCTTCAACATCTTCAAGCTGATCGGCTACCTGCGCGAGGAACTGCTCATCGTACTGGGCACCGCTTCCTCGGACAGCGTGCTGCCGCAGGTGATGCGCAAGCTGAAGTTCATGGGCATCAAGGATTCGACCGTTGGATTGGTTATCCCGACCGGCTACTCCTTCAATCTGGATGCGTTCTCGATCGACCTGACGCTGGCCGCCGTATTTATCGCGCAGGCCACCAACACGCCGCTGGCGACGGGCGATCTGCTGTCCATCCTGGCAATCGCGCTGATCACTTCCAAGGGCGCGCACGGCGTACCCGGTTCGGCCATCGTGATCCTCGCGGCCACCCTGACGGCGATACCCGCCATTCCGGTGGTCGGCCTGGTGCTGGTGCTGTCGGTCGATTGGTTCATCGGCATCGCGCGCGCGGCCGGTAATTTGATCGGCAACTGCGTGGCGACCGTGGTGGTGGCGGTATGGGAGAAGGATATCGATCGCGAGCGGGCGCACGCGGTTTTAAATGGAAAGGAAAAAGCATGA
- a CDS encoding porin — MKKSFFALVVLAVLAASGVAQAQSGVTVYGNIDLGISKKTGGALTEGRRDNNRLGFRGVEDLGNGLKALFQLEIRYDPDIGAVEGVSRPLFQGQSRVGLQGDFGTVRIGRGLTAYQDSNVAFEPFRGTPSTAGFETDLMVAGYNSQPLDPAGSSANRFSNAVFYNSPVVGGLQLNVTVASKEALGNPVLIGRGTAAAPQYPANSKLNSNPYSATLVYKAGMFGAMLASERNAAETRLWSVAASVQPRRDLKLMASYQSQDQDHTVAVNSVTKAWVVGANLDIGPGTLLAGYGRKSPDGMEPTKQIGVGYEYNLSTRTFLYADASQRKTATSVNFYGVGIHHRF; from the coding sequence ATGAAGAAATCGTTTTTTGCGCTGGTGGTGTTGGCGGTGTTGGCTGCCAGCGGCGTGGCGCAGGCGCAGTCCGGGGTTACCGTTTATGGCAACATCGATCTGGGCATATCCAAGAAAACCGGCGGCGCGCTGACCGAGGGACGGCGCGATAACAACCGGCTTGGCTTCAGGGGCGTGGAGGACCTGGGCAACGGCTTGAAGGCCTTGTTCCAGCTTGAGATACGCTACGACCCGGATATCGGGGCTGTCGAAGGTGTATCGCGTCCGCTATTCCAGGGGCAGAGCCGCGTCGGTCTCCAGGGCGATTTCGGCACCGTGCGGATCGGGCGCGGCTTGACCGCCTATCAGGACTCGAACGTGGCGTTCGAGCCGTTTCGGGGCACGCCCAGTACTGCCGGTTTTGAAACCGACTTGATGGTGGCGGGTTACAACAGCCAGCCGCTCGACCCTGCCGGGTCGTCGGCAAATCGTTTTTCCAATGCGGTGTTTTATAACTCGCCGGTGGTGGGTGGGTTGCAGCTCAACGTCACCGTCGCCAGCAAGGAGGCGCTTGGCAATCCGGTGCTGATCGGGCGCGGGACGGCGGCGGCTCCGCAGTATCCGGCCAATTCGAAATTGAACAGCAATCCGTATTCCGCCACCCTGGTGTACAAGGCGGGCATGTTCGGGGCGATGCTGGCGTCGGAACGCAATGCCGCCGAAACCCGTTTGTGGTCGGTGGCGGCGTCGGTTCAGCCCAGGCGCGATCTGAAGCTGATGGCTTCTTACCAGAGCCAGGACCAGGATCATACCGTTGCCGTCAATTCGGTGACGAAGGCCTGGGTGGTGGGGGCGAATCTGGATATCGGCCCCGGAACGCTGTTGGCCGGCTATGGCCGCAAGTCGCCGGATGGCATGGAGCCGACCAAACAGATCGGGGTGGGGTACGAATACAACCTGTCGACGCGGACGTTCTTGTATGCCGATGCGTCGCAGCGCAAGACTGCGACGTCGGTTAACTTTTATGGTGTGGGCATACACCACCGGTTTTAA
- the pcaD gene encoding 3-oxoadipate enol-lactonase, with the protein MSYDPIDHDFERGLNNRRAILGDAWVDRSLGNANNFNADFQNLITRFAWNEIWGRPGLEQKTRRAIVLSITIALGRWEEFDLHVRAALLGDETNRLTPDELKEVLIQSAIYAGVPAANTAFTHALVILREVGSQIGYELEPAAPAYASHPGAGREGRTGSRPSLHYTVREPRNGKAPRHTVVLSHAIGCDLTMWDGLANQLSEDSRVIAYDHRGHGSSESPAGAYAMADLADDAAALLRELDTGPVVWVGLSMGGMVGQELALRHPALVRALVLANTTSGYPQAARDAWNQRIATVNESGIEAIADAVMGRYFHDGFRAEHAATVARFRRRVVSTDAVGYTGCCNAVGTVDTTARLTAIQTPTLVIAGELDQGTPIEMSQTLVDGIPGAKLAILRDASHLSYIEQPSAFSQAVRSFIAEL; encoded by the coding sequence ATGAGCTACGATCCCATCGACCACGACTTCGAACGTGGCCTGAACAACCGCCGCGCCATCCTGGGCGATGCTTGGGTGGACCGGTCACTCGGCAACGCGAACAACTTCAATGCCGATTTCCAGAACCTGATTACGCGTTTCGCCTGGAACGAGATCTGGGGACGTCCGGGTCTTGAACAAAAAACCCGCCGCGCCATTGTCCTCTCCATCACCATCGCCCTGGGCCGTTGGGAAGAATTTGATCTTCACGTGCGCGCAGCGCTGCTGGGCGACGAAACCAACCGCCTGACGCCGGACGAACTGAAGGAAGTGCTGATTCAATCGGCCATTTACGCGGGCGTGCCGGCGGCGAACACCGCCTTCACGCATGCGCTGGTAATCCTGCGCGAGGTGGGCTCGCAGATCGGCTACGAGCTGGAACCTGCGGCCCCCGCCTACGCCAGCCACCCCGGCGCAGGCCGCGAAGGCCGCACAGGCAGCCGGCCATCGCTGCACTACACTGTGCGCGAGCCGCGCAACGGCAAGGCGCCCCGTCACACCGTCGTGCTAAGCCACGCCATCGGCTGCGACTTGACGATGTGGGACGGCTTGGCGAATCAGCTGTCGGAGGATAGCCGCGTCATCGCCTACGATCACCGGGGCCATGGTAGTTCGGAGTCGCCGGCGGGAGCGTACGCAATGGCCGATCTGGCCGACGACGCGGCCGCACTGCTGCGCGAACTCGATACCGGACCGGTGGTATGGGTAGGGCTGTCGATGGGCGGCATGGTGGGGCAGGAACTGGCGCTGCGCCACCCGGCGCTGGTGCGCGCGCTGGTGCTGGCCAATACCACTTCCGGCTATCCGCAAGCCGCGCGCGACGCCTGGAATCAGCGTATCGCCACGGTGAACGAGAGCGGCATCGAGGCGATCGCCGACGCCGTCATGGGACGCTACTTCCACGATGGCTTCCGCGCCGAGCACGCGGCGACGGTCGCCCGCTTCCGCCGCCGCGTGGTCTCGACCGACGCCGTCGGCTACACCGGCTGCTGCAACGCCGTCGGCACCGTCGACACGACCGCGCGCCTGACGGCGATCCAGACTCCAACCCTGGTGATCGCTGGCGAACTGGATCAGGGAACGCCAATCGAGATGTCGCAAACACTGGTGGACGGCATCCCCGGCGCAAAGCTGGCGATACTCCGCGACGCTTCCCACCTGAGCTACATCGAGCAGCCGTCAGCCTTCAGCCAGGCGGTCCGCTCGTTCATCGCGGAACTTTAG
- a CDS encoding lyase family protein produces the protein MSVSIFDSFLTTTDMIAVFDDAAIVQAMFRFEEALAQAQADEGLMEPAAARAIAGVCNAQLYDIPAIISAGRRAGSLAIPLVKELTKTVALYDAEAAGKVHWGSTSQDVIDTAMVLATRDALQLLDDGLHDLTGHLLELAERHLATPVLARTLMQPAQVTSFGFKLTGWLAPLVRARLRLRDSASRALQLQLGGAVGTLAVMGEQGPAVAGRVAAALKLKVADAAWHTQRDEWVRLGLEVAVLSGSLGKLATDLSLMAQGEIAELAEPSGNGRGGSSAMPHKRNPVSAMIALAAATRTPQHAAALLASMGQQHERGLGNWQAELAEWPNLFLSAHGALQALNDAFAGLHIDSARMLRNIDALQGLVFAEAASAYLAATIGKQAAHALLEKMTGEALSSQRHLADVLEEAVKQDDKLRAHVDMAHLRTLFDPVAATAPAQRLAQKQLQSLRGDIASLNHK, from the coding sequence GTGAGTGTATCGATTTTCGACAGCTTCCTGACCACCACCGACATGATCGCCGTATTTGACGACGCGGCCATCGTGCAGGCGATGTTCCGTTTCGAGGAAGCGCTGGCGCAGGCCCAGGCGGATGAAGGCCTGATGGAACCCGCCGCCGCACGCGCGATCGCCGGCGTCTGCAACGCGCAGCTTTACGACATCCCCGCCATCATCAGCGCCGGCCGCCGCGCCGGCAGCCTGGCCATCCCGCTGGTCAAGGAATTGACCAAGACCGTGGCGCTGTACGACGCGGAAGCCGCAGGCAAGGTCCACTGGGGCAGCACCAGCCAGGACGTGATCGACACCGCCATGGTGCTGGCCACGCGCGACGCGCTGCAACTGCTCGATGACGGCCTGCACGACCTGACCGGGCATCTGCTGGAACTGGCTGAGCGGCACCTGGCAACGCCGGTGCTGGCGCGCACCCTGATGCAACCGGCCCAGGTAACCAGCTTCGGTTTCAAGCTGACAGGCTGGCTGGCGCCCCTCGTGCGCGCGCGCCTGCGCCTGCGCGACAGCGCATCGCGCGCGCTGCAGCTGCAACTGGGGGGCGCCGTCGGCACCCTGGCGGTGATGGGAGAACAAGGTCCGGCGGTCGCCGGCCGTGTCGCCGCCGCGCTCAAACTCAAGGTGGCCGATGCGGCCTGGCACACGCAGCGCGACGAGTGGGTGCGTCTGGGCCTGGAAGTGGCGGTGTTGTCGGGTAGCCTGGGCAAGCTGGCCACGGACCTGAGCCTGATGGCACAAGGCGAAATCGCCGAACTGGCCGAACCATCCGGCAATGGGCGCGGCGGCTCGTCGGCCATGCCGCACAAACGCAACCCGGTGTCGGCGATGATCGCCCTGGCCGCCGCCACGCGCACGCCGCAGCACGCGGCGGCGCTGTTGGCCAGCATGGGCCAGCAGCATGAGCGGGGACTGGGCAACTGGCAGGCGGAACTCGCCGAGTGGCCCAACCTGTTCCTGAGCGCCCACGGCGCGCTGCAAGCGCTGAACGACGCCTTCGCCGGCCTGCACATCGACAGCGCGCGCATGCTGCGCAATATCGATGCGCTGCAAGGGCTGGTGTTCGCCGAGGCGGCATCGGCCTATCTGGCTGCCACGATCGGCAAGCAGGCGGCGCACGCGCTGCTGGAAAAAATGACCGGCGAGGCGCTGTCAAGCCAGCGCCACCTCGCCGACGTACTGGAGGAAGCCGTGAAACAGGACGACAAGCTGCGCGCCCACGTCGACATGGCGCATCTGCGCACGCTGTTCGATCCGGTCGCCGCCACCGCGCCGGCACAACGGCTTGCGCAAAAACAGCTGCAAAGCCTGCGGGGCGATATCGCCTCGCTCAACCACAAGTGA
- a CDS encoding protocatechuate 3,4-dioxygenase, with the protein MTNPAKPITTSQTIGPFSHAAWQWAVDLSDAAKPADAITISGTIYDGDGVAINDAQIEAWQPAAADAEASQPLAGFRRVPSGDQGEFTLRLSAIPQAPGLPLAYITVFARGLVKHQFTAVFLEDDAGLAESAILEQIPAARRPTLLAAKTADGQYRWDIHMQGEQETAFFDYV; encoded by the coding sequence ATGACCAATCCAGCAAAACCGATCACCACCTCGCAGACCATCGGCCCGTTCTCGCACGCGGCGTGGCAATGGGCGGTGGATCTCAGCGACGCCGCCAAGCCGGCCGATGCCATCACCATCAGCGGCACCATCTACGACGGCGACGGCGTGGCGATCAACGATGCCCAGATCGAAGCCTGGCAGCCGGCGGCAGCCGATGCGGAAGCGTCGCAGCCACTGGCGGGCTTCCGCCGCGTGCCGAGCGGCGACCAGGGCGAGTTCACCCTGCGCCTGTCCGCCATCCCGCAGGCACCGGGCCTGCCGCTGGCTTACATCACCGTGTTCGCGCGCGGCCTGGTCAAGCACCAGTTCACCGCCGTTTTCCTGGAAGACGACGCCGGACTGGCGGAATCGGCGATACTTGAGCAAATTCCGGCGGCGCGCCGCCCCACCCTGCTCGCGGCGAAAACCGCCGATGGCCAGTACCGCTGGGACATCCATATGCAGGGCGAACAGGAAACCGCCTTCTTCGACTATGTTTGA
- the pcaH gene encoding protocatechuate 3,4-dioxygenase subunit beta, giving the protein MKFDAIAPGVYPELIYPEYKSTAKRGPVQPALRIVAPVPVTQNIAPSPRILLPNDMDLTAHGESEPLGEKIVVTGRVLDEDGKPVRNSLLEVWQCNAAGRYRHKRDQHNAPLDPNFNGWGKMMTDDDGRYRFVTIKPGPYPWGNHDKAWRPAHIHFSLFGNVYAQRLVTQMYFPSDPLFDYDPIFQSIPDLAARQRLVSRFSLEHTVGAEMLGYEFDIVLRGRDATPTGI; this is encoded by the coding sequence GTGAAATTCGATGCTATCGCGCCCGGCGTCTATCCGGAGCTGATTTACCCAGAATATAAATCGACCGCCAAGCGGGGGCCAGTGCAGCCGGCGCTGCGCATCGTCGCGCCGGTCCCGGTGACGCAGAATATCGCGCCATCGCCGCGCATCCTGCTGCCGAACGACATGGACCTGACCGCGCACGGAGAATCGGAACCGCTGGGCGAGAAGATCGTCGTCACGGGCCGCGTGCTCGATGAAGACGGCAAACCGGTACGCAACTCGCTGCTGGAAGTTTGGCAGTGCAACGCGGCCGGCCGCTATCGCCACAAGCGCGACCAGCACAACGCGCCGCTGGACCCCAACTTTAACGGCTGGGGCAAGATGATGACCGACGACGATGGCCGCTACCGCTTCGTCACCATCAAGCCCGGCCCGTACCCATGGGGGAACCACGACAAGGCCTGGCGTCCGGCACACATCCACTTCTCGCTGTTCGGGAACGTCTATGCGCAGCGGCTGGTCACGCAGATGTACTTCCCCAGCGATCCGCTATTCGACTACGATCCGATCTTCCAGAGCATTCCAGACCTGGCCGCGCGCCAGCGCCTGGTCTCGCGCTTCAGCCTTGAGCACACGGTCGGCGCCGAAATGCTGGGCTATGAATTCGACATCGTGCTGCGCGGCCGCGACGCCACGCCAACCGGCATCTGA
- a CDS encoding helix-turn-helix domain-containing protein has product MSTENDAPAKRDMIAGLEKGLQVIEAFDQERGRLSIAEVAERTGLTRAAARRYLITLTHLGYMRHENKLFSLTPMVLRLGQSYLHSARLPRLAQPLLYRLAYSVGEAASVGVLDHDQLVCVAAVSAGQLVSATLQPGTRVPAWCTANGRMLLASLPQDQLDAFLVRVRPEQITEHTIVGKERLALEIARARAQGYALVDQELELGLRTMAVPLKNFRGEVVAAMNISVHAARMPLDQMVERCLPALIKMQVELNALL; this is encoded by the coding sequence ATGAGCACTGAAAACGACGCGCCAGCCAAGCGCGACATGATCGCCGGCCTCGAGAAAGGCTTGCAGGTGATCGAGGCGTTCGACCAGGAGCGCGGCCGCCTGAGCATCGCTGAAGTGGCCGAGCGCACCGGCCTGACGCGCGCGGCGGCGCGGCGCTACCTGATCACGCTCACGCATCTTGGCTATATGCGACATGAGAACAAACTGTTTTCGCTGACGCCGATGGTGCTGCGGCTCGGCCAGTCCTACCTGCATTCGGCGCGCCTTCCGCGGTTGGCGCAGCCGCTGTTATACCGGCTCGCCTATTCGGTGGGGGAGGCGGCATCCGTCGGCGTGCTCGATCACGATCAGTTGGTGTGCGTGGCGGCTGTCAGCGCCGGTCAACTGGTATCGGCGACCCTGCAGCCGGGGACGCGGGTGCCTGCGTGGTGCACCGCGAACGGCCGCATGCTGTTGGCCAGCCTACCGCAGGACCAGTTGGACGCCTTTCTGGTCCGGGTACGGCCGGAGCAGATCACCGAGCATACGATTGTCGGCAAGGAGCGCCTGGCGCTGGAGATTGCGCGCGCCCGGGCGCAGGGCTATGCGCTGGTGGACCAGGAGCTGGAGCTGGGACTGCGCACGATGGCTGTCCCGTTGAAGAATTTTCGCGGCGAGGTGGTGGCGGCCATGAACATCAGCGTCCACGCGGCGCGCATGCCGCTCGACCAGATGGTGGAGCGCTGCCTGCCTGCGCTGATCAAGATGCAGGTGGAGTTGAACGCTTTGCTTTAG